A genomic region of Streptomyces sp. R33 contains the following coding sequences:
- a CDS encoding class I SAM-dependent methyltransferase — protein sequence MSARETAVYTHGHHESVLRSHRWRTAANSAAYLIGELRPGMSVLDVGCGPGTITADLAELVAPGGRVTAVDAAQDVLEQAAEYVAQRGLAGAVTFAVADVHALDFPDDSFDVVHAHQVLQHVGDPVQALREMRRVCRPGGIVAARDADYAAMTWYPAEPGLDQWQGLFRRVARANGGEPDAGRRLLSWARAAGFTEVSSSATAWCYATPEETAWWSSLWADRTTASAYASRATGGGHATAAELSAISEAWQRWGTAPDAWFSVLNGEILARA from the coding sequence ATGAGTGCCAGGGAAACAGCTGTCTACACGCACGGGCACCACGAATCCGTTCTGCGCTCGCACCGCTGGCGCACCGCCGCGAACTCGGCGGCCTACCTGATCGGCGAGCTGCGGCCGGGGATGTCGGTCCTGGACGTGGGCTGCGGCCCGGGCACGATCACGGCGGACCTGGCGGAACTGGTCGCGCCGGGCGGCCGGGTGACGGCGGTCGACGCCGCGCAGGACGTCCTGGAGCAGGCCGCGGAGTACGTGGCGCAGCGCGGCCTGGCCGGGGCGGTCACCTTCGCCGTCGCGGACGTCCACGCGCTGGACTTCCCGGACGACTCGTTCGACGTGGTCCACGCCCACCAGGTGCTGCAGCACGTCGGCGACCCGGTGCAGGCGCTGCGCGAGATGCGGCGGGTGTGCCGGCCGGGCGGCATCGTGGCCGCCCGCGACGCGGACTACGCGGCGATGACCTGGTACCCGGCGGAGCCGGGCCTGGACCAGTGGCAGGGCCTGTTCCGCCGGGTGGCCCGCGCGAACGGCGGCGAACCGGACGCCGGGCGCCGCCTGCTGTCCTGGGCCAGGGCGGCGGGCTTCACGGAGGTGTCCTCGTCGGCGACGGCCTGGTGCTACGCCACTCCCGAGGAGACGGCGTGGTGGTCCTCGCTGTGGGCGGACCGTACGACGGCCTCGGCGTACGCCTCCCGCGCGACGGGCGGCGGCCACGCGACCGCGGCCGAACTGTCCGCCATCTCCGAGGCCTGGCAGCGCTGGGGCACGGCCCCGGACGCCTGGTTCTCGGTCCTGAACGGCGAAATCCTGGCCCGTGCCTGA
- a CDS encoding SRPBCC family protein, whose protein sequence is MAQVEATTERIIAADAETVFDALADYTGTRGKLLPEHFSEYEVREGGDGEGTLVHWKLQATSKRVRDCLLEVTEPTDGQLVEKDRNSTMVTTWVVTPAGEGKSKAVVTTVWNGAGGIGGFFERTFAPKGLGRIYDTLLANLAAEVEG, encoded by the coding sequence ATGGCGCAGGTCGAGGCCACCACGGAGCGGATCATCGCGGCCGACGCGGAGACCGTGTTCGACGCGCTGGCGGACTACACCGGGACCCGGGGGAAGCTGCTGCCCGAGCACTTCAGCGAGTACGAGGTGCGCGAGGGCGGCGACGGCGAGGGCACCCTCGTCCACTGGAAGCTCCAGGCCACCAGCAAGCGCGTGCGCGACTGCCTGCTGGAGGTCACCGAGCCCACCGACGGCCAGCTCGTGGAGAAGGACCGCAACTCCACCATGGTCACCACCTGGGTCGTCACCCCGGCCGGCGAGGGCAAGTCCAAGGCCGTGGTCACCACCGTCTGGAACGGCGCCGGCGGCATCGGAGGCTTCTTCGAGCGCACCTTCGCCCCCAAGGGCCTCGGCCGGATCTACGACACCCTGCTGGCCAACCTGGCCGCCGAAGTCGAGGGCTGA
- a CDS encoding M55 family metallopeptidase → MKILVSADMEGATGVTWPADVLPGTPEWERCRHLFTSDVNAAVLGFFDGGADQVLVNEAHWTMRNLLLEQLDERAEMLTGRHKSLTMVEGVQHGDVDGIAFVGYHTGAGTPGVLAHTYLANSITGVWLNGTRAGEGLLNAHVVAEYGVPVVLVTGDDLTCVDADGYAPDAVKVAVKDHVSRYAAVCRTPARTAADIRAAAKEAAALAVRREPVPGGPYTVELEFDAEHLAMAATVVPGVERSGERRVAYTSETMYEGIRTFKAVTTVVSAAVEEQYG, encoded by the coding sequence ATGAAGATCCTCGTCTCCGCCGACATGGAAGGCGCCACGGGCGTCACCTGGCCCGCCGACGTCCTGCCCGGCACACCCGAGTGGGAGCGCTGCCGCCACCTGTTCACCTCCGACGTGAACGCGGCCGTACTCGGCTTCTTCGACGGCGGCGCCGACCAGGTCCTCGTCAACGAGGCCCACTGGACCATGCGCAACCTGCTGCTCGAACAGCTCGACGAGCGCGCCGAGATGCTCACGGGCCGCCACAAGTCCCTCACCATGGTCGAGGGCGTCCAGCACGGCGACGTCGACGGCATCGCGTTCGTCGGCTACCACACCGGCGCCGGAACGCCGGGCGTCCTCGCCCACACCTACCTCGCCAACTCCATCACCGGGGTCTGGCTGAACGGGACCCGCGCCGGCGAGGGACTGCTCAACGCCCACGTCGTCGCCGAGTACGGAGTACCGGTTGTCCTCGTCACCGGCGACGACCTGACCTGCGTCGACGCCGACGGCTACGCGCCGGACGCGGTGAAGGTCGCCGTCAAGGACCACGTCTCCCGCTACGCCGCCGTCTGCCGCACCCCGGCCCGTACCGCCGCCGACATCCGGGCCGCCGCCAAGGAGGCCGCGGCCCTCGCCGTACGCCGGGAACCCGTGCCCGGCGGGCCGTACACCGTGGAGCTGGAGTTCGACGCCGAGCACCTGGCGATGGCCGCCACCGTCGTCCCGGGCGTCGAACGCTCCGGGGAACGCAGGGTCGCGTACACCAGCGAGACGATGTACGAGGGGATCCGGACCTTCAAGGCGGTCACGACGGTCGTCTCGGCAGCCGTGGAGGAGCAGTATGGCTGA
- a CDS encoding M20/M25/M40 family metallo-hydrolase: MPAVTPQRPAGESPTGEPSADESPVDRVALDEAVEFTSDLIRIDTTNRGGGDCRERPAAEYVAERLAAAGLEPVLLERTPGRTNVVARIEGTDPAAEALLVHGHLDVVPAEAADWSVDPFSGEIRDGVVWGRGAVDMKNMDAMVLAVVRAWARAAERGQHWRPRRDIVIAYTADEEDSAVDGSGFLADRHPHLFEGCTEGLSESGAFTLHNGPGQALYPIAAGERGTAWLKLTAHGTTGHGSKPNRANAVSRLAAAVGRIGEYRWPVRLTATVAACITQLAALQGLSVDPRARGFDLDAVLGKLGPAGLLVEATVRNSANPTMLSAGYKLNVIPGTATAYVDGRMLPGSEAEFIATLDELTGPDVTWEFHHREAALEAPVDGRTFAVLRESVERFDPEGHVVPFCMAGGTDAKQFSRLGITGYGFSPLKLPPGFDYWALFHGVDERVPVDALHFGVRVLDHALRTL; encoded by the coding sequence ATGCCCGCAGTCACCCCCCAGCGCCCGGCCGGGGAGAGCCCCACCGGGGAGCCCTCCGCCGACGAGTCCCCCGTCGACCGGGTGGCACTCGACGAAGCCGTCGAGTTCACCTCCGACCTGATCCGCATCGACACCACGAACCGCGGCGGCGGCGACTGCCGCGAGCGCCCCGCCGCCGAGTACGTCGCCGAGCGGCTCGCCGCAGCCGGCCTCGAGCCGGTCCTGCTCGAACGCACACCCGGCCGCACCAACGTGGTGGCCCGGATCGAGGGCACCGACCCCGCCGCCGAGGCCCTGCTCGTCCACGGCCACCTCGACGTGGTCCCCGCCGAGGCCGCCGACTGGAGCGTGGACCCCTTCTCCGGCGAGATCCGCGACGGGGTGGTCTGGGGCCGCGGCGCCGTCGACATGAAGAACATGGACGCGATGGTGCTGGCCGTCGTACGCGCCTGGGCGCGCGCAGCCGAGAGAGGGCAGCACTGGCGGCCGCGCCGCGACATCGTGATCGCCTACACCGCGGACGAGGAGGACAGCGCGGTCGACGGCTCGGGATTCCTCGCCGACCGGCACCCGCACCTCTTCGAGGGCTGCACGGAGGGCCTGAGCGAGTCCGGCGCCTTCACCCTGCACAACGGCCCCGGTCAGGCCCTCTACCCGATCGCGGCCGGCGAACGCGGCACCGCCTGGCTGAAGTTGACCGCCCACGGCACGACCGGCCACGGCTCCAAGCCCAACCGGGCCAATGCCGTCAGCCGGCTCGCCGCCGCCGTGGGCCGGATCGGCGAATACCGCTGGCCCGTCCGGCTCACCGCCACCGTCGCCGCCTGCATCACCCAGCTCGCCGCCCTCCAGGGCCTGTCGGTCGACCCCCGCGCCCGCGGCTTCGACCTCGACGCCGTCCTCGGCAAGCTCGGCCCGGCCGGCCTCCTCGTCGAGGCGACCGTACGCAACAGCGCCAACCCGACCATGCTCAGCGCCGGTTACAAGCTCAACGTCATCCCGGGAACGGCCACCGCCTACGTGGACGGCCGGATGCTGCCCGGCAGCGAGGCCGAGTTCATCGCCACCCTCGACGAACTCACCGGCCCCGACGTCACCTGGGAGTTCCACCACCGCGAGGCGGCCCTCGAAGCCCCCGTGGACGGACGTACCTTCGCCGTCCTGCGCGAGTCCGTGGAGCGCTTCGACCCCGAAGGCCACGTGGTGCCGTTCTGCATGGCGGGCGGCACCGACGCCAAGCAGTTCTCCCGCCTCGGGATCACCGGGTACGGCTTCTCCCCGCTGAAGCTTCCGCCCGGCTTCGACTACTGGGCCCTCTTCCACGGCGTGGACGAGCGGGTCCCCGTCGATGCCCTGCACTTCGGCGTGCGCGTCCTCGACCACGCCCTGCGGACCCTGTGA
- a CDS encoding prolyl oligopeptidase family serine peptidase: protein MAVPTGPYGSWPSPIDAAVAASLDGRPEYLGTIGPEVWWTEPRPAEGGRRTLVRRPADGGPEASVLPAPWNVRSRVTEYGGRPWAGTERPAGGPLVVFVHFADQRMYGYEPDAPGGPAPRPLTPVSAVGGGLRWADPVLRGGEVWCVLEEFTGPAPTDVRRVLASVPLDGSAAEDRSLVRELTDDRHRFTTGPRLSPDGLHAAWLVWDHPRMPWDGTEVRLAGIAADGTLTGARTVLGGPEESVAQVEWTPGGALLAVSDRSGWWNPYRVDPATGEAVNLCPREEEFGGPLWKPGLSWLAPLPGGLLAVLHGQGSSVLGILDPESGDLVDAAGPWTAWQPTLAAHGSRVYGVAASPRSAYEVVELDTGDGHARVVGAAGVDPVDPSYYPEPQSRTFLGPGGREIHAHVYPPHHPARRAPADELPPYVVWAHGGPTDHVPPVLDLHIAYFTSRGIGVAEVNYGGSSGYGRAYRERLREQWGVVDVEDCAAVARALAAEGTADPDRLAIRGASAGGWTAAASLAATDLYACGTIIYPVLDLLGFAEETHDLESRYIDGLAGPPQTLPVRCRERSPVARAGRITAPFVLLQGLEDPVCPPAQAERFLAALRGRPVPHAYVAFEGEGHGFRRADTMIRALEAELSLYVQVFGIDRTDVPKLVLKPGAGLGRARGDR, encoded by the coding sequence ATGGCGGTCCCGACCGGACCCTACGGCAGCTGGCCCTCGCCCATCGACGCGGCGGTCGCCGCCTCGCTCGACGGGCGGCCCGAGTACCTCGGAACCATCGGCCCCGAGGTGTGGTGGACCGAGCCCCGGCCGGCCGAGGGAGGCCGCCGCACCCTGGTGCGCCGGCCCGCCGACGGCGGCCCCGAGGCCTCGGTGCTGCCCGCCCCCTGGAACGTCCGCAGCCGCGTCACCGAGTACGGCGGCCGGCCCTGGGCGGGCACCGAACGGCCCGCGGGCGGGCCCCTGGTGGTGTTCGTCCACTTCGCCGACCAGCGGATGTACGGGTACGAGCCCGACGCGCCCGGCGGCCCCGCCCCGCGGCCCCTCACTCCCGTCTCCGCGGTCGGCGGTGGGCTGCGCTGGGCCGACCCCGTGCTGCGCGGCGGTGAGGTCTGGTGCGTGCTCGAGGAGTTCACCGGCCCTGCGCCGACCGACGTGCGCCGGGTGCTGGCATCCGTACCGCTCGACGGCTCGGCCGCCGAGGACCGGTCCCTCGTACGCGAACTCACCGACGACCGGCACCGGTTCACCACCGGACCCCGGCTGTCCCCCGACGGGCTGCACGCCGCCTGGCTGGTGTGGGACCACCCCCGGATGCCGTGGGACGGCACCGAGGTGCGCCTCGCCGGCATCGCGGCCGACGGGACGCTGACCGGGGCCCGTACCGTGCTCGGCGGTCCCGAGGAGTCCGTGGCCCAGGTGGAGTGGACCCCCGGCGGGGCCCTGCTCGCCGTGAGCGACCGCAGCGGCTGGTGGAACCCGTACCGGGTGGATCCGGCGACCGGCGAGGCCGTCAACCTGTGCCCGCGGGAGGAGGAGTTCGGCGGCCCGCTGTGGAAGCCCGGGCTGAGCTGGCTGGCCCCGCTTCCGGGAGGGCTCCTCGCCGTCCTGCACGGCCAGGGCTCCTCGGTGCTCGGCATCCTCGATCCGGAGAGCGGCGACCTCGTGGACGCCGCAGGGCCGTGGACGGCCTGGCAGCCGACGCTCGCCGCGCACGGCAGCCGCGTCTACGGGGTCGCCGCCAGCCCGCGCAGCGCCTACGAGGTGGTGGAACTCGACACCGGGGACGGGCACGCCCGGGTGGTCGGCGCGGCCGGGGTGGACCCGGTGGACCCCTCGTACTACCCGGAACCGCAGAGCCGCACCTTCCTCGGCCCGGGCGGCCGGGAGATCCACGCCCACGTCTACCCGCCGCACCACCCCGCGCGCCGGGCCCCGGCCGACGAACTGCCCCCGTACGTGGTGTGGGCGCACGGCGGCCCCACCGACCACGTGCCGCCCGTACTCGACCTGCACATCGCCTACTTCACCTCGCGCGGCATCGGCGTGGCCGAGGTGAACTACGGCGGCTCCAGCGGCTACGGACGCGCCTACCGCGAGCGGCTGCGCGAGCAGTGGGGCGTCGTCGACGTGGAGGACTGTGCGGCGGTGGCCCGGGCGCTGGCCGCCGAGGGCACCGCCGACCCGGACCGGCTCGCCATCCGGGGCGCCAGCGCGGGCGGCTGGACGGCGGCGGCCTCGCTGGCCGCCACCGACCTGTACGCCTGCGGGACGATCATCTACCCCGTGCTGGACCTGCTGGGCTTCGCCGAGGAGACCCACGACCTGGAGTCCCGCTACATCGACGGCCTGGCCGGCCCCCCGCAGACCCTGCCCGTACGCTGCCGCGAGCGCTCACCGGTGGCCCGCGCCGGGCGGATCACCGCGCCCTTCGTGCTGCTCCAGGGACTGGAGGACCCGGTCTGCCCGCCGGCCCAGGCGGAGCGCTTCCTGGCCGCCCTCCGGGGGCGCCCGGTCCCGCACGCGTACGTCGCCTTCGAGGGCGAGGGCCACGGCTTCCGGCGGGCGGACACCATGATCCGGGCACTGGAGGCGGAACTCTCCCTGTACGTCCAGGTGTTCGGCATCGACCGGACGGACGTACCGAAGCTGGTGCTGAAGCCCGGCGCGGGACTCGGACGGGCCCGGGGAGACCGCTGA
- a CDS encoding toll/interleukin-1 receptor domain-containing protein, with protein sequence MDERTYRRDAFISYSHQQDVPLAEALQRGLHRLARPWTRRQIVSVFRDTTSLAAASDLGAAILHELGQSRYFVYIASPAAAQSRWVRAEIEFWLEHRPMDHFLIAVSDGTIAWDPDAGDWDWSRTTCLPDVLRRKFAKEPLWVDLTAIRKAERYSLRDAPFRDTVAALLARIRGLSKDEVDSEDLRQRRTAVRMLRGAVTTLSFLLVTSLIAGLFAWQQRNEALARARTSASLALAARALEMAATDPRRAAQYALYSYETEPTGEAAQALARAVAANDKVSQHMQGGNGAVADWRGAGSIPATKVAVSRDGSTMAYYSAFDPDEKGVGDRHVHLYDIRAHKPLTIIDGEDWPNSGGPLELSADGRLLAKAVWPNRIELWGVPEGRLLRTIAAGNPDGLPNAQMGFRAFALSPDGRRLAAAFHSMPVGDDVRITVWDTGTGAPVSEGRAATVWAELAFRDANELVYVDGGAKTVRTLAQDGNAWSEPRELAGYPTTEARENGVRLTILSRDGDMAYVAGDDGWVMGAKDGDTDELWDLAGGRRLAAVPMGDIRMTDLPRDNNAMVVGDTKRGVALYDAALRQRRVLGSFAFPALSISTSGDGTWVAAGTQDGAVSLFSTASLQGGVDVPNDDRIKADELTPDKHLAFRSKEGGTDLWSVTEAGVQRLGHINTSVVRDKTTNDSVIANGDGTRVVVEKAGTLTLWDPKTGLQIGPPVTDSPVNLPLYFLPDGIHLVGAGNGAVTVTDTRTWKVVQELPGTSGAGDITFSGDRTTLVIGDTREVTVFRVSKGNRLKKVRKTAAVMKGSAVVSRRGDKVATIDGDNRITILDVASGRVVQSSAVAIKGGQRSIVFNGDARFVVQVVGTGRDATFQFWDAQTGESRGTWAVETQVVGDKDTVEMFTASEGGILTFGADGSLMRRTIDIAAWRQVLCKLVADPLPGPEYDRYLKGLDVTLPCGRHAEA encoded by the coding sequence ATGGACGAACGCACGTACAGACGTGACGCTTTCATCTCGTACAGCCATCAGCAGGACGTTCCACTCGCCGAGGCGCTGCAACGGGGCCTGCACCGGCTCGCCCGCCCCTGGACGCGCCGGCAGATCGTCAGCGTGTTCCGTGACACCACCAGTCTGGCCGCCGCCAGCGACCTCGGTGCAGCCATCCTCCACGAGCTGGGCCAGTCCAGGTACTTCGTCTACATCGCCTCGCCGGCGGCCGCACAGTCGCGCTGGGTACGCGCCGAGATCGAGTTCTGGCTGGAACACCGCCCCATGGACCACTTCCTCATCGCGGTCAGCGACGGGACGATCGCCTGGGACCCGGACGCCGGCGACTGGGACTGGTCGCGTACGACCTGCCTCCCGGACGTGCTGAGGCGAAAATTCGCCAAAGAGCCGCTCTGGGTGGACCTCACGGCCATCCGCAAGGCCGAGAGGTACTCCTTACGCGACGCCCCGTTCCGTGACACCGTCGCCGCCCTCCTGGCCCGCATCCGGGGGCTCAGCAAGGACGAGGTCGACAGCGAGGACCTCCGTCAGCGCCGCACCGCGGTCCGCATGCTCCGCGGCGCGGTCACGACCCTCTCCTTCCTCCTGGTGACCTCACTGATCGCCGGGCTCTTCGCCTGGCAGCAACGCAACGAGGCCCTGGCCCGCGCCCGTACCTCGGCCTCCCTGGCCCTCGCCGCCCGTGCGCTGGAGATGGCGGCCACCGACCCGCGCAGGGCCGCGCAGTACGCGCTGTACTCCTACGAGACCGAACCGACCGGCGAGGCCGCCCAGGCCCTGGCCCGGGCGGTCGCCGCCAACGACAAGGTGTCGCAGCACATGCAGGGCGGGAACGGCGCCGTGGCCGACTGGCGGGGCGCGGGCAGCATTCCCGCGACCAAGGTCGCGGTGAGCCGGGACGGAAGCACGATGGCCTACTACTCGGCCTTCGACCCCGACGAGAAGGGAGTGGGGGACCGGCACGTCCACCTCTACGACATCCGGGCCCACAAGCCCCTCACGATCATCGACGGCGAGGACTGGCCGAACAGTGGCGGCCCGCTCGAACTGAGCGCCGACGGCCGGCTGCTCGCCAAGGCGGTCTGGCCGAACCGGATAGAGCTGTGGGGCGTGCCCGAAGGCCGGCTGCTGCGGACGATCGCCGCAGGCAACCCCGACGGACTGCCCAACGCCCAGATGGGCTTCCGGGCCTTCGCGCTGTCCCCGGACGGCCGCAGGCTGGCCGCCGCCTTCCACTCCATGCCCGTGGGAGATGACGTGCGCATCACCGTCTGGGACACCGGCACCGGCGCTCCCGTCAGTGAAGGGCGCGCCGCCACCGTCTGGGCCGAGCTCGCCTTCCGCGACGCGAACGAGCTCGTCTACGTCGACGGTGGCGCGAAGACGGTGCGCACGCTCGCCCAGGACGGCAACGCCTGGAGTGAACCGCGCGAACTCGCCGGATACCCCACGACCGAAGCACGCGAGAACGGGGTCCGCCTCACCATCCTCTCGCGGGACGGGGACATGGCCTACGTGGCAGGCGACGACGGCTGGGTCATGGGGGCGAAGGACGGGGACACGGACGAGCTCTGGGACCTGGCCGGCGGCCGGAGGCTGGCGGCCGTCCCCATGGGCGACATCCGGATGACCGACCTGCCCCGGGACAACAACGCGATGGTGGTGGGAGACACCAAGCGGGGAGTCGCCCTGTACGACGCCGCCCTGCGCCAGCGGCGCGTCCTCGGCTCCTTCGCGTTCCCGGCCCTCAGCATCTCGACGTCCGGCGACGGGACCTGGGTGGCCGCGGGCACCCAGGACGGGGCGGTATCCCTGTTCTCCACCGCGAGCCTCCAGGGTGGCGTCGACGTGCCCAACGACGACCGGATCAAGGCCGACGAGCTCACCCCGGACAAGCACCTCGCCTTCCGGAGCAAGGAGGGCGGTACGGACCTCTGGTCGGTCACGGAGGCGGGCGTGCAACGGCTCGGACACATCAACACCTCCGTCGTCCGGGACAAGACCACCAACGACTCCGTGATCGCCAACGGCGACGGCACCCGGGTCGTGGTGGAGAAGGCGGGCACCCTGACCCTCTGGGACCCCAAGACCGGACTCCAGATCGGCCCGCCGGTGACGGACAGCCCGGTGAACCTGCCGCTGTACTTCCTCCCCGACGGCATCCACCTCGTGGGCGCGGGCAACGGGGCGGTCACCGTGACCGACACCAGAACCTGGAAGGTCGTCCAGGAACTCCCCGGCACCAGCGGTGCCGGTGACATCACGTTCAGCGGGGACCGTACGACCCTGGTCATCGGCGACACCAGAGAAGTCACCGTCTTCCGGGTATCCAAGGGGAACCGCCTCAAGAAGGTGCGGAAGACGGCCGCGGTGATGAAGGGCAGCGCCGTCGTCAGCCGGCGCGGGGACAAGGTCGCCACCATCGACGGCGACAACCGCATCACCATCCTGGACGTCGCATCCGGCCGGGTGGTCCAGAGCAGCGCGGTCGCCATCAAGGGCGGTCAGCGGAGCATCGTGTTCAACGGCGACGCCCGCTTCGTCGTCCAGGTCGTCGGCACGGGAAGGGACGCCACCTTCCAGTTCTGGGACGCGCAGACCGGGGAGTCGCGCGGTACCTGGGCCGTGGAGACACAGGTCGTCGGCGACAAGGACACCGTGGAGATGTTCACCGCCTCCGAGGGCGGGATCCTCACCTTCGGCGCCGACGGATCCCTCATGCGCCGCACGATCGACATCGCGGCGTGGCGCCAGGTCCTGTGCAAACTCGTCGCCGACCCCCTCCCCGGGCCCGAGTACGACCGCTACCTCAAGGGGCTGGACGTCACCCTGCCGTGTGGCCGCCACGCCGAGGCATGA
- a CDS encoding GNAT family N-acetyltransferase produces the protein MSYSAYLREGEHVGLRPFRLADGPEFTAHVHESRHLHRPWLSPPATIEEYEPYATRLIEGGSRAGFLVCERATGAIAGFVNVNNIVRGAFDCGALGYGAFAHAAGRGLFREALGLVVGYAFTPEDEGGLGLHRLEANIQPGNAASLALVRGAGFRLEGFSPDFLFVEGAWRDHERWAITAEMCGPDADRAG, from the coding sequence ATGTCATATTCCGCGTACCTCCGCGAGGGCGAGCACGTCGGCCTGCGGCCGTTCCGGCTCGCCGACGGCCCCGAGTTCACCGCACACGTGCACGAGAGCCGGCACCTCCACCGCCCGTGGCTGTCACCGCCCGCGACGATCGAGGAGTACGAGCCGTACGCGACGCGCCTGATCGAGGGCGGGAGCAGGGCGGGGTTCCTGGTCTGCGAGCGCGCCACCGGGGCCATCGCCGGGTTCGTCAACGTCAACAACATCGTCCGCGGCGCCTTCGACTGCGGGGCGCTCGGCTACGGCGCCTTCGCGCACGCCGCCGGGCGCGGGCTGTTCCGGGAGGCGCTGGGGCTGGTCGTGGGGTACGCCTTCACCCCCGAGGACGAGGGCGGCCTGGGACTGCACCGGCTGGAGGCCAACATCCAGCCGGGCAACGCCGCCTCCCTCGCGCTGGTGCGCGGGGCCGGGTTCCGGCTGGAGGGGTTCTCGCCGGACTTCCTCTTCGTCGAAGGGGCCTGGCGCGACCACGAGCGCTGGGCGATCACCGCCGAAATGTGTGGTCCGGACGCCGATCGCGCAGGATGA